The window CGGACGCCCGTTTTGCGCACACCTTGCGGGAGCGCTCCCAGGCATCGTGGGGCGAAGTTAACATCCACGACACACGGAGACAACGGGTGCAAACATGGTGACTACTCGTTAAGTTCCCGGGGCCCCGGGGCGGGCCGGACCGCCCCGGGGAGCCTCGGAGCGCAGTGCGGAGCGGAGGTGCCCGCCCGCGTCGGACGGGCACCCCTCGTATCACCGCACCGGCGGGCGGTCGCCGTTCCTACTGGATGGGCGGGTAGGCGTTGGCCAAAAGCTCCTGGAACTGCGCGGAGAACCAGTGCCCCGAGATCGGCGCGTTGGGCAGCGCACCGCTCATGTTGTAGTTGTTGCGCGGGTTGCCCTCATAGGTCGGATCGCACATCCGGTCGAACCCCTTGCCCTCGGGGTTCTCGATGAACTCACTGGACCCGTCGGACTCACCCGGCGGCTTCATCCACACATAGGCGTCGATCCCCGCCTCCGGAGCGGCCTGGGGGCGCTCACCCAGCCCCGCACCGGACTGGTTGCACCAGTTCCCCGACTGGAGACGGCGGTCGTAGCGGCCCCCGTCCACGTAGGCGTTCACATCCGTGCTCGGCCCCGGCCCGTCCGGGCGGTCCGGCCCACCCCACCCGTTACGGGAGGTGTCGATGAGCATCCCGATCCCCGAATCGAACCCCTGACCCACCAGCTCCTCACGCAGAGCCTGGGCGAAGGACAACTCGTCGGTGAACTGGTTCCAGTCCACCCACTCCGACTGGCGCACCGGCGTACCGGCGATGGTCTGGTCGACGGAGAAGTTGTCCTCCACCAGAGCCGAGTAGTTCGCGGTGTTGGCGATGAACCCGTGCACATCGTCGGGGCTGGCACCGGCGGCGTTGGCCGCCTCGAAGAACAGCGCCGCCGAGGCGGTGAAGTTGTCCTGCCAACCGATCCACCCGTGGTGGCCGGCGTCGACGTAGTTGTAGACGTTGTCGATCGCGCCCAGCTGCGCCAGCGCGTAGCCCACCCCCTCGACGTAGTTGCCGTTGGCCAGCATCTCGTCGCAGTTCTCGGTCGCGGTCTCGCGCGGGGAGACGTTGGTGACCAGGTTGGGCAGCGAGTCGATCTCGACCGTGGTCACCACCCGCAGCTCGGTGTCCTCGTAATCGGCCAGGATCTGGGCGATGGGATCGATGTAGTCGTTCTTGTACCGGTCGATCTCGTCCGGGCCCAGCTCGCCGTTGGAGGCCAAAGCGGCGCAGTCACGGCCGGGCAGGTTGTAGATGACCACCTGGAACACCAGGGGTTCACCGTTGGCCTGGGCCAGGGCCTCGTCCAGGTGGTCGCGCAGTCCCATGCTGCCGGTGGTGGGGCTGTCGTTGCCCTCGATGGCGCTGATGCGGTCCAGCCACACCCCGGTGGGCTCGTCGGCCACGGCGTCCCCGCCGGGCTCGGCGGCGGCGTTGGCCGACCAGATCGGGTTGACGTACACCTCAGCGCCCACGTACGGGTTGTCCACCCGCTCGCCCGTACCGGGGTCCGGGTCCGGATCGGGGTCGGGGTCAGGGTCGGGATCGGGGTCGGGGCCGGGGTCGACCAGGCCCTCACAGGCCACACCGTTCAGGGTGAACTCGGCGGGGACGGCGTTGGCGCCCGAGTACGTGGCCTGGAAGCCGAAGGTGGCCGTGCCGTCCGTCGCGATCGCGCCGTTGTACCCGGCGTCGGTGGCCGAGACGCTCTGTCCGCTCTGGGTGACGGTGCCGTTCCAGGAGTTGGTGATCCGCTGGTTTCCGGCGAAGTCCCATTCCAGGGTCCAGCCGTTGACCGCGTCGCCGAGGTTGGTGATCTCCACGCTCGCGGTGAACCCGGAGCCCCAGTCGTTGAGTTGGTAGTCGACCTCGCAACCGGCCGCCGCGCTGGCGGGGGCGGGCACGGCCGTGGCCAGTGCGGCGCCCACGATCAGGGCCGATGTCGCGGCGAGGCCGCGCCGTGCGCCCGGACGTCTGTCCGGAGTGCGCAGGATTCTGCTCATCTCTTGCTTTTCCTCATGGTTGGGGGGTGGTGCCAGAGGGACGAGAGTGTCGGGGCACGGGGCCGCCGACTGATGCGTGGAATCCGGATGGTGATGCGGGTGGTGCGGGTGGTGCGCGGGGCACGTCGTCCTCCGGGGAGGGTGCGGCGACGCGGGGGATGACCCCATGGGTGGGAGCGCTCCCAGAACAGGAGTGCGGAGGGCGGGAACGGGATGGGTCGGAAATGCGGACACTCACGCTCCCCCAAGCGCAACCCGAATCAATGTGATCCAGGTCATGCGGGAGCGCTCCCATGAGAATAACCACCACGGCTTCACATGTAAACACCCCGTAAAAAACAGCGTTCGGCAGCACGGCCGACCCCGGAGGACCCCGACTCCGCGGCGGACGCCCGCCCCCCACCCCGGGGGTGCCCCCGCGGGAATAGCCGGGACGGGCGCGCCGTTCCTCTGGTAGTTTCGCCAATAAACTACTTCTCAAGAAGCTTTTTACTAGGGGGACAGATGGCGACCCGCACACTGGTGACCGTCTCGGCGGGGATGAGCACGCCGTCCTCGACCCGCCTGCTCGCCGACCGGCTGACCGCCGCCGCCGAGGCCTCGCTGCGCGAGCGCGGCGACGAGGTCCGCACCCGCACCGTGGAGCTGCGCGAGGTGGCGCACGACATCGTGAACGCGATGACCACCCGGGTGCCCACCGGTGAGCTGCGCGGTGTGCTGGAGGACGTCGCCGGAGCCGACGGGATTATCGCGGTGACCCCGGTGTTCAACGCCTCCTACAGCGGCCTGTTCAAGTCCTTCTTCGACGTGGTCGACCCCGAGGACCTGGACGGCATGCCGGTGCTGATCGGCGCGACCGGCGGCAGCCCGCGCCACTCGCTGGTGCTGGAGCACGCGCTGCGGCCGATGTTCGCCCACACCCGCTCGGTGGTCGCGCCCACCGGCGTGTACGCGGCCTCGGAGGACTGGGGCTCGGGCGAGGGCGGCGGCCGCGAGCTGACCCAGCGCGTCGAGCGCGCCGGACGCCAGCTCGCGGCGCTGGCCGCGGACCGCTCCCCCGAGGCCGCGGACCCCTACGAGGAGCCGGTTCCCTTCGCCGACCTGATGTCGGGTCTGGGCGCCTGACCGGCCGCCCGCCGCCTGTCCGGGGTCACCAGGGGACGGCGCCCTCGTCGTCGAAGAAGCCGCCGCGCGGTCCGTCGTCGGGCAGGGTGGCGAGCCGGATCGCGATCGCCGCGCCCTGCTCGGGCGTGCGTGGCGCGTTGAACCCGGTGAAGTCGGTCGCCACGTAGCCCGGGCAGGCGGCGTTGACGATGACGTTCGTGTCGGCGAACCGGCGGGCGTACTGCGCCGTGACGCTGTTGAGCAGGGTCTTGGACGGCGCGTACGCGGCCAGGACCGGGCCGGTCCGCAGCGTCAGCGAGCCCATGTTGCTCGACATGTTGACGATGCGCGGCGAGCTCGCGCGGCCGAGCAGCGGCAGCATCGCGTTCGTCACCCGCACGACCCCGAACACGTTCGTGTCCAGGACCTCGCGGAGGACGTCGAGGTCGAGGGTGGTCGGGTCCTGGGCGCCGCCGTCGGCGCGGCCGGCGATGCCCGCGTTGTTGACGAGCACGTCGAGCCGCCCCGCCTCGCGCTCGATCGTCTTCGCCGCGGCGGAGACGCTGTCGTCGCTCGTGACGTCGAGGGCGACGCCGAACGCGTCGGCGCCCGCCGCGCGCAGCCGCTCGACGGCCTCCTTCCTCCTGGCGTCGTCGCGGGCCCCCACCGCGACCGTGAAGCCCAACTCCCCCAGGCCCTGGGCGATGGCGAAACCGATTCCCTTGTTCGCGCCGGTGACCAGCGCGGTCTTCGTGTCGTTCACGGAGTCCATGCTCGGCGGAGCGCGCACCCGCGGTCCAATACCGGCTCGGTCGGCCGTGATACCCCCCGGGTATGGGTCCATAGGCTGTCGGTGTGGACGATCTCGAAACCCGCGAACTCCGTTACTTCGTCGCCGTCGCCGAGGAACTGCACTTCGGGCGCGCCGCCGACCGGCTCGGCATCGCGCAGCCTCCGCTCTCGCGCGCGATCCGACGGCTGGAGCGGCGGCTCGGCGTCCCGCTCCTCGACCGGAACCGCCGCGGCGTGGCGCTCACCGACGCCGGCGGGGTGCTGCTCCGGGAGGCCCGATCGGCCCTGGACGCGGTCGCGGCCGCCGCGCGCCGGACCCGGCGGGCCGGAGCCCCGGATCGGCCTCTGGTGCTCGTGACGAAGGCCGGGGCCTCCCACGAACTGCTGCGACGGCTCCTCGACGCGGCGGGGAGCGCACCCGGCGCGGCGCCGGTCGAGGTCCTGCTGTGCGAGGTCGGCGAGCAGGCGGGGCTGCTCCGCGACGGGAGCGCCGACGTGGCGATCATGCACCTCCCCTTCGACGACGTCGCGGGGTTCGACACCGAGGAGCTCTGCGTCGAGGGCCAGGTGGCGATCCTTCCCGCCGCGCACCCGCTCGCCGCACGCGACCGGCTCACGCTGGCGGAGGTCGCCGACGTTCCGGGCCTGCCGATCGCCCGGTGGCCCCGGCTCGACGGGACCTACCCCGACGGGCCCGGACCGGAGGTGCGCACCCAGTCACAGCTCGCCCAGCTCGTGGCGCTGGGCCGGACGCTGCTGG is drawn from Nocardiopsis dassonvillei subsp. dassonvillei DSM 43111 and contains these coding sequences:
- a CDS encoding LysR family transcriptional regulator, with the translated sequence MDDLETRELRYFVAVAEELHFGRAADRLGIAQPPLSRAIRRLERRLGVPLLDRNRRGVALTDAGGVLLREARSALDAVAAAARRTRRAGAPDRPLVLVTKAGASHELLRRLLDAAGSAPGAAPVEVLLCEVGEQAGLLRDGSADVAIMHLPFDDVAGFDTEELCVEGQVAILPAAHPLAARDRLTLAEVADVPGLPIARWPRLDGTYPDGPGPEVRTQSQLAQLVALGRTLLVIPASSRAWQWPEHVSVPVVDAPPVTTVLAWPSGSRSREVASLVRSADGLRGTGTCGGSERSGPAPSRPPAAVGEG
- a CDS encoding glycoside hydrolase family 6 protein, producing MSRILRTPDRRPGARRGLAATSALIVGAALATAVPAPASAAAGCEVDYQLNDWGSGFTASVEITNLGDAVNGWTLEWDFAGNQRITNSWNGTVTQSGQSVSATDAGYNGAIATDGTATFGFQATYSGANAVPAEFTLNGVACEGLVDPGPDPDPDPDPDPDPDPDPGTGERVDNPYVGAEVYVNPIWSANAAAEPGGDAVADEPTGVWLDRISAIEGNDSPTTGSMGLRDHLDEALAQANGEPLVFQVVIYNLPGRDCAALASNGELGPDEIDRYKNDYIDPIAQILADYEDTELRVVTTVEIDSLPNLVTNVSPRETATENCDEMLANGNYVEGVGYALAQLGAIDNVYNYVDAGHHGWIGWQDNFTASAALFFEAANAAGASPDDVHGFIANTANYSALVEDNFSVDQTIAGTPVRQSEWVDWNQFTDELSFAQALREELVGQGFDSGIGMLIDTSRNGWGGPDRPDGPGPSTDVNAYVDGGRYDRRLQSGNWCNQSGAGLGERPQAAPEAGIDAYVWMKPPGESDGSSEFIENPEGKGFDRMCDPTYEGNPRNNYNMSGALPNAPISGHWFSAQFQELLANAYPPIQ
- a CDS encoding SDR family oxidoreductase, whose protein sequence is MDSVNDTKTALVTGANKGIGFAIAQGLGELGFTVAVGARDDARRKEAVERLRAAGADAFGVALDVTSDDSVSAAAKTIEREAGRLDVLVNNAGIAGRADGGAQDPTTLDLDVLREVLDTNVFGVVRVTNAMLPLLGRASSPRIVNMSSNMGSLTLRTGPVLAAYAPSKTLLNSVTAQYARRFADTNVIVNAACPGYVATDFTGFNAPRTPEQGAAIAIRLATLPDDGPRGGFFDDEGAVPW
- a CDS encoding FMN reductase → MATRTLVTVSAGMSTPSSTRLLADRLTAAAEASLRERGDEVRTRTVELREVAHDIVNAMTTRVPTGELRGVLEDVAGADGIIAVTPVFNASYSGLFKSFFDVVDPEDLDGMPVLIGATGGSPRHSLVLEHALRPMFAHTRSVVAPTGVYAASEDWGSGEGGGRELTQRVERAGRQLAALAADRSPEAADPYEEPVPFADLMSGLGA